The sequence gggtGAGATGGGTTGGGTTGAAGGTTTCCTTTAcctttaatgtaattttctttttttttaatgtaagtgcattgcgcacaacttttttaaaaaatattaataattaaataaatttttattaaatcacttaaataaaaatttattttttagagtaaaaaactttaaaatataaaccttaagtcttaaattataaattctaaacttttaaaatatatagggataaagtataaatgtcacacccgaccctaaacgacctcaatcggcatcggacgtgaaatagaaagatcacaatcaacacttaatagtctccaaatatcataaatatcacttttctaggtattcctcttaaatgtatattctaaacaaatccatattcctattacattaaaacctcaacatatttaccaacttcatcatattacaattaaatactaaagttctaataataattctaacaataagcaacaactttcGATCCCCGCCTAATCGGccggtaaccttctctctatcatatactttctcacctaaaaatattaaaacatttaaaaaggtgagacaaaaatctcagtaagcaattatcaactacataaaatatttatactcaaaataactatatatatattttaatttccaaaatacatcatataaaattcatattcttaaaaatgaatattttatggattaatccataataaaatactcGAAATCGTactttctcaaaataccaaTCATAGTCAAAACGCAAATCACTGTATTAAATTACTTAAGATAAAACTCGTGTATAGctatatacatttatttggTTAAAAtcacaactatacaaaataaataggtttACAATTAACCATTTACACCGTAAATCAATAAACACTTCATAACCGTATTTCGAtgaatacttcataaactgtatctcaataaatacttcacaaatcgtatatcaataaatattttGCAAATCGTATCCATTCGAGAGATAATCCCCATATGTAatataatcgagatatctcataatttgtcTATCCCgtatggtcttactcaacacttctttgccatacccgatatgtctttcaactgtgtacacatgccgtatttctcactaaatacggactttaataaaaaccacctatccggattactcttgatggatactaaaaatattatatcataaaattataacatgctcaaatctgttttcacaatcaaatttcataattaTTTCATAATCATAAACTGTAAACCATAAACCATTTGGCTTCCGTAAAAGAACcataattattcaaatattcactaaaaattgctcaaaatacaaaatcatctaaaatcaaatactcctttaatatgactaaaatcagaaatatatatatatatatgtaaaatatatatatataactcataaatcaacatcatagaGTTTTCCAAATCTTTTTCTtcaaatcaattctttaaaatatcaaatcttacacaactattaatcaaatatactaagttcatcaaaaccaaacccaaatcatgtatacataaacatatattataggtggaaattgacatgcaaatacatatataattacttgaacttaactttaaacTCATGTAGTTTATCGATTCACTTGAACATCAATCTTCATTTTATTCTCTCTtacttgtaattcttttgttctttttaataatatagGCACTGGGTTAGTGGTTTGTCcgggggtgccgacctagttgggatgtccggctCTTCACTGCCCTGATGTCAGAtttactcaaaaaaaaaaaaaacctttaaaCTCATGTTcaaaactaaatcataaaaactcaaattaatcaaatgcatggcaaaaatcccaacaaaaatttgattttctggaaaatatagagttgtatatacatatatatacataaaaacttaaaagggtagttgatagttacttacattaGCCATAATtgagaaaattagcacattaaACCTCAAATTTACCCCTCTAATCAGTGTAGGTCGAATCCATcatagaaaattttaaatccaAATCACACCGACAtaatgtgtattaggatgtctaaAACCTACTGTAAAAAATATGAGCTCGATCCGACGGTGCAAACTCCAGATATCAAAGAATGATCAAAACTATGTACATCAGGTGCATGAATGGGGAAGAATGAGATGGAGATGGTGAAGATGAGATATGGGAAATGTAGCAGCCATTGAGACCCACGAAATTACATTCTAGAATTGTGTAATTTGTCTTCCCAAAAAAGGAAAACATCCTTTTTGATCCTCTCAAATCcaatttcttttaaaacttaccctaaacttttaattttacatttgAAATATGAAATTAGTCTTCAAACTATATCCCTAATATTCAATtaactctccaatcaataaataactataatataacctAATATTAGAGTATAATAACTTAAAttagggacacggatgtgacaataaaaatactcctaacgtttacaaccaagagcaattttacctttaatgtataaaatgatgcaattcccttaacgttggcagccaagagcaattttacccctaacgttgtcaagttggaccaatttcagatattattgtaaaacacatatattttgttccttattctgcaccaattgcatactagttcgtttaaaaaaattatatttttttttatgatttaataattgaattggaggttaatatttattaattcggcgaatattttgaattttttttatccaactcgtaaaatagacaatatattttttaatattttttcacgTCTACTTATATGTTTATGACGTAtcactaatgagtgataaaatgactcacatgtgaactgtagatgacaagattcataaccgaaaaaacagtttgatgaattatttctaaaattgactAAACTTGGCaacattaaaggtaaaattactcttgactgccaactttagaggtaaaattgcatcattttatacgttaaggataaaattacttGTGGCAGTTTATAGTTATTTGggataaagtaccaaaataggtctaagttttttgggaaagtatcaatttaggctcaatgttcaaaatagcactaatataggcttaacgtttataatataatatcaatttaggcttaacgtttacaatatagcgtCAATTTAAgcctcacgtataaaatagcactaatatatgcttaacatttacaaaataatacgaatttaagcttaacttttacaaaaatatatacaatttaagctaaacgtcataattaaattaaccatattatattttttcccaattagctttatatattatctttttatttagttctatattcttatttattaggcttaataggcacccagccccctaaacttataactttttttcacctggccccctcaacttaggggataacctctcaaccccctcaactctccaaaaacatcacatacaacccttTACATCCTTATgtccggtcaaaatattgacccgtgtagaaaacgcgcttgactgttgaccacaccaatgccacgtgtcatttttttcattaaatttttccatgtcagcaaaaatataaaatgataaaattgccCTTATGCATACCCTTTGCCCTAAGAACGATTGGTTTTTCCATTGAACATTATTTTTGTGTCTGCAATTGAACATTTTAACCATTAATTACGAATTTCAATCAACCTAGgcaacaatatatataaaaaaatccaGTAAATTACTCCATAATTTGGGCATCTGTAGAATTTTCTTCCTTGATTTGTTTCCATGAAACTTTAAGTACATCATATTCACCACAAAAACATGATTCATGAGTACCCACCATGAAATCGGTTTCAAGAACAACACAAGCCCTAAcctaattgataaaaaaaaaaagaattatctcagaagaagaaaaaaacaaaccagaagaagaagaagaagaagaagaaggagaagaataaaaagaagGTAGAGGAGGAATAAAGGAGATGAAGGAGATGAATACTTACTGTTGAACTTGAATTGGAGACCGGTCGGAGACAGAAAAGAGGTGAATCGAAGGAATCATAAAAGAGGAAGGAAGGATTTCTGAGGAGAAGAACGTTAGGGATTTAATACAagtaattagtattcttgcccattaaacaTAGCCTAAtaggcttactttgttaaaaacaaagtaagcatagcctaatcctaagatcttatatttgttttcatcaatgattccatgactactaaatttcattgctactaaatattcaattacttttagttttcatatattacatgagccatggaatttaggagtcaatgaatggttgatgaaaaacaaatataaggttttaatgggtaaaaatattaattaattgtattataataaataagaaaatagaactaaataaaaagatagcaTATaaattaataggaaaagaatataatatgattaatttaattgtgacgtttaacttaaatttgatatattttgtaaacgttaaacttaaatttgatatattttgtaaacgttaaacctatattggtgttattttgtacatgagacctaaattgatgctatattttACAATgttaagtctaaattgatattatgatgtaaatgttaaactatattgatgctattttgaaggttgagcttaaattgatatttaaaaaaaaaccccttagacctattttggtacttaTCCTAGTTATTTTTTTCCGTTATCCCAAATATATAATATGATTTTCGTTAATTCCATACTAAGAAATTTCATCGATTGGTCTCATATTTCAGGTTCAGCATTGAAAGAGAAGCTTAGTGAATACGGGGAAGGAATACTTCTACCCCTAAATTCAGGACCAAACGGCAATTTTCTAGTCACCGTCGGTTTCGGCACACCGGCACACGACATCACCTTACTTTTCGACACCGGAAGCGACATAACATGGATAAAATGTCAACCGTTCGGCGGCGACACCGGCAACAACACAGACTGCAATAGCCACACCATTTTCGATCCATCTTCATCTTCCACTTTCTCAAATGACCTCTCGTGCATTCCCAATTGTAATTCCTCCGGCAATTACAACGACAACACCTCTTTCACCGGCTATTTTGCTACAGACACGCTCACCATAATTTCCGATCAGATCCCCAATTTCATCTTCGTTTGTGCGCAGAAAATCAGCGGCGATTTCGAAGGAGCGAGTGGATTACTAGCCTTCGGAAGAGGGAAGAATTCCTTACTTGCTCAGACTGATTTAAATTTGCTTAGTATGTTCTGTTATTGTCTTCCGATTTCAGAAACTTCATCTGGTTATATTGTGTTTGGAGTTCAAGCATTTGAAACTTGCCAACCGGAGATCACAAAATTCATCCCGATTGAACCGGCGTCGAGTCAAATTGGACTCACTGGTTATTATATTCCGGTTATCGGAATAACAATTGGGGGAAAAAGACTTGAAATAGCTTCTTATGTTCCTTCGAATTCATCGTCTGTTCGAGCTATAATAGACTCAGGAACCGTCATTTCCCGCCTCCCACCTTCCTTGTATTCAGCTCTTCGTTCTGCATTTCAGGTACAAATTTCCACGTTTGATATTTTTATAAACTTATAAATTTAGAgggaaagaataaaaataaaactttgaTTTAAAAgttactaaaaaatatatatagatgttGATTTTGTTAGTAAATACAGttcaaatttataaaattataaaaggtaaagtttaaataaaactgctgtggttttactaattttcagataaaggactgtggtttactttttatcaaaacgaagactgaggttttcaaatttagcaaaataaagattttttcgattgatactattaaaatcaccattgacgacttcaaaaatgacatattttaaaaactactaatattctaagcaactttaattcttcaacttttttatttcgagattatttagatgatatttggtaaagagagagaaagttaatgtttaagttaatgtttagagagagaaagttccaaaaaaatgattttctaaaatcgaaaatgtagttccatagaaaatatggcattgaacaactttaattcttgaaaattttcattttcaggtcgttaaagatagttttaatagcattattaaaagtgtgaaacctcaatcctcgttttgacaaaaagtaaaccacagtcctttatcagAAAagtagtgaaaccacatgggttttatttgaactttacccaattataaatataaagacaaaAGTAAGGTGTTGTttaataaaactgaaaattaaatagtgaaaaagtaagtactgaattttaagtgataaaaattataagtgctgaaagtaATAATAATGTAactgtttgataaatactaaaaataagtgttaaatataaaaatattagttatagtgattaacttaaaatgttaagttaaatattttgacttatcaaaataagtggtatttaacttaattgactaatttaagtggtggaaaaatAACCTTATTCAAAcacattttaattaaataagtgcttaatattttaatttaagtgataAATGGTGctatcaaacaaggcctaacTCTTTTTCCATTTACTTTCGActtttttttagggtaaatttcaaataaaacctctgtggtttcactaattttcagataaaggactgtgatttactttttttcaaagtaaggactgaggttttcaactttagcaaaataatgacttttttcgattaatactattaaaatcacccttaacgacttcaaaaatgacatattttaagaactactaatattctaagtaactttaattcgtcaacttttttattttgagattatttagatattgtttggtaaagagagagaaagttaatgtttagagagagagttccaaaaaagatgattttaatcgaaaatgtagttctatagaaaatatgatattgaacaactttaattcttgaaaattttcattttcaggtcgttaaagatggttttaatagcattaattcaAAAGGTGcttgttttattaaaagtgcgaaacctcaatcctcgttttgacaaaaagtaaaccatagtcctttatttgaaaattagtgaaaccacatgggtttatttgaaatttaccattttttttaacaccgttagtcaatttggactgTGTTTGCTAACAAAATCAACCTTAAGATACATTTTTGctaacttttaaaccacataattCATGTTTGAAAATGGCCcaaaccacaagatttatttttgtacttccTTCTAAATTTAGTTCTATAGGTGAATAGGGGAGAACAAATTTAAATTTAGACATtacttataaaattatacaataTTAGCACTAAAGTTTTAgggtttatttaaaaaaaatggtttCACGTTTTcgcaaatgattttttttttgtctcaaaACAAACCCTGTGATTTCTACCGTTAGAAAAAACGAGACAAATCTCTTAACACAGTTGAAATGGAAGAGTATTTTCAGTAAATTTTTTGTATTGTCACTTTATggagaggaggagaagaagaagagggaatCAAAAAGTAAGTCAAAAATTCGAAAGTGACAATTTTTTTACTGAAAATGTCCCTCcattttaacactgttaaagAATTTGCTCCGTTTTTGTTAACGTTAGAAACCATATGATTTGTTTTGAAGCACTAAAAAAATCATAGTTATCAATCTAAAAAAATGCGAAATcatgtggatttttttttaatttaacccAAAATTTTTATGAGTGAAGCAATTTGGAATTTCATTATGGATAAATGTAGTATAAGCTAATTTCTGTTAAGTTAGTTTCACGTCTCTGCTACATAATCGAATTCAATCATATGGTTATTAAGGAAAATATATTTAGACTCTATGGATGAAACCGTTCTACGTGGATGTCTGTGTTGTTTAATTGGTGTAGACATAGAACCGAAGTAATGAAAAATGAGCTCCCATTTGATTTGTTATTAATGGAGTTAAAAATTCCTCTATCAACAAAATATTAGTCCTAAAATTGTATGGTTTTATACGTGGAATTTAAATATGTCCTTTCATAATAACTATATAGTTAATTTTGTACTTATTTCTCTTATATATGATCATTTAAAATGTATAGATCATATAACCGTTAAtgctaatattttttatttttgtggtATTTATATTAcatagtaaataatttattagtctttatatttttaCCTAAAATATTGTTTAGTCctcttattttaataatatactatTTAGTCCTTAATTTTTATCCATTCAACAGTTTAGTCACTTGTAAAGAgtaataattcaaatatttaatggACTAAAatatatagggactaataaattattactCTATATTATATAAggataaagtataaatttataTCTAGAATTATTATGGGagaataaatttaaaattcacATAAAAAAACCGTGCACTGTTATTGCACTAGTATTTTGTAGATTGAACAATTTGAAACTCCGTGAACGATAGATGTAACAGAAGTCATTTTTCTGTTAAGTTATTTGCACGAATACCCCACTTAATACAAATTTAGCCCTATGATTATTGGTGTAGGGATCTTCTAGAGTTAAAAatcctctagagttggtggagttgcaatctcaaccattaattgtAAAATTAATGGATGagaattaattgataaattttaatatttaattagtcatttattgatcaatcaaatctcatccattcattttgcaattaatggttgagatgattacaactccaccaactctagaggatttcaactctagaggatccctAGGCGATTATTGAGGGAGAAGAAACTTAGACTCCATATATGCAACCATATTTAGTACTAACTTTTAGTTCCACGTGGACACTAGTGCAACTTACGTGGTGCAAATATGGAATCAGAATAACGAGAAAAAGGCTTCTATTTGATCTGACataatgaaattaaaaattattctatCTACAAA comes from Euphorbia lathyris chromosome 8, ddEupLath1.1, whole genome shotgun sequence and encodes:
- the LOC136203705 gene encoding aspartyl protease AED1-like, giving the protein MVFCYLLYYSASVHGARHQANNQILDTKSIKNGSALKEKLSEYGEGILLPLNSGPNGNFLVTVGFGTPAHDITLLFDTGSDITWIKCQPFGGDTGNNTDCNSHTIFDPSSSSTFSNDLSCIPNCNSSGNYNDNTSFTGYFATDTLTIISDQIPNFIFVCAQKISGDFEGASGLLAFGRGKNSLLAQTDLNLLSMFCYCLPISETSSGYIVFGVQAFETCQPEITKFIPIEPASSQIGLTGYYIPVIGITIGGKRLEIASYVPSNSSSVRAIIDSGTVISRLPPSLYSALRSAFQEIMSGYPRTSPSEPDSGLLDTCYNLDGHINDWRPPNIVLHLGGYDKPVDIDLHSSAAAISGKNDSEVCLAFVGNKNDNDLFIIGNKQHRARDIFFDINNKILYFSSSGCLASN